One Algoriphagus sp. Y33 genomic window, CAAAGCCGACAGAACAGCAAGAACCATCACCTCATATCTGAAAATGGCATATCCCAATACCAAAGCCAGTATGGATGAAACAGCGATGTGTTTTAGGGGCAAAGTGGTTTTTAAAACTTCCAAAGATCCGGTCTGGTTAGTAATAGGTAAGCCGCTTGACTTATGCGCCTGTATATTCTCTTATATAAACTGCGTCCACATTAGTCAGGAGTATAGTAGGCTTTGATCCTGTGGATGTTTCTATCATTTCTACAAATTTAGAATAGTTAGGCTTCCACACTACCCCGGCATCCAGGACCATAAGATTCCAGTCTGTCTGCTGCAGCATGTCGAAAGAGACATGCTTCTCCTTCCAGTACGGATGTAGTATGAATAGGATATCAGTTCCTTTGTACAATGGTGCGTGTGTCGGCAACAAACCGGAGACGTCTTTCGCATGATAATAGGTGTCCACGCTATAGTGAAGTCCTCCTTCCATAATTCCGGAATGGAGGATGTGCCCCCTGTATTGTTTTTGGGCAAGAAAGGCCAATAGGGATTCCACTAATTTAAGATTAGCCGGATTTTCTTCTTTCAGCAGTAGCCCGATAAGGAAAGGACTGTTTTTGGATGTTTTGCTTCTTCTGAGATTAAGCTCATTAAGCCAATATTCAAAGGCTACTTTATCTTTTTCGCTGTAAGGTTTATCGGTATTTGGTGCCGGAAAAGTCCCTGCTACCTTCAAGCCCGTAATTTCTTCTGCTCTTGCGGTATCACGCAAGGAAGAATTGGTGATAAGCTTTACAACGAGAAAACTCAATACAAGTAGGTTGCCAAACAGAAAGCTTGCGATAACCAGGATTTTCCTTTTGGAACTCCGGGCATTTGAGGGGAAAAAGGGAGGATCGACCACTACCTGGGATTGGGCAAGTTTGAAGTTTTCCTTTTGAATTTTTGCCTGGTTTAAACCGTGGATAATGGCTAAATACTCCCTTTCATGGATGTCAACCTCACGTTCCAGCCGGTTAAGCTCAGCACCTAAGGGAGCAAATTCATCTATCCGTTTGTCTATTTCTTTCACTGCTTTTACCGTGATATCCGAAGCGGCAAATTGTTTTTCTTTTTCGATGTAAAGTTTCAGCCATTCCAAGAGCAGGTCATTCATAGGTACTCCGTCTACACTGAAGTCCTGCTGATAAAGTCTGTTTATCTTCTCGTTAATCTCTACATTAAGCTTGTTGATGTCGGCTTTTAACTGGGCTGTTTGGCCTGGGTCACTTCCTGTCATGGTGCTAAGCTGCACACGTAATCGGGAGACCTGATTTCTGGCTAGGGAGATGCTGTCAAGCACTTCTGAACGCCCGATATTCTGCTTCAAGCGTTCTTCCAACTTTATCAGGCCTGCTTCTGCGCCCATAGCCAGCTGGTAAGCATTGCTCTGCTCGGCTTCTACTTCCTTACGGTATAAGTCTAGACTCTTGCCCTGCTCGTAATAGTTCATAATCCTGTTTACCGAAATAAACTCTTTCAGACGCTGCTCTGAATCATTGAGGCTTTCCAAGACTACTCCCAGCTGTGATTGGAAATATTCCACGCTGCTTGCAGTCTCATTGTAGCGAAGTTCACCATACCGCTTGAGGTATACCTCGCCCAGAAATTTCACAGTATGGAAAACGATCCCCGGGTCATCCAGATAGTATGATATTTCTATCATATCACTGTTTTTTTTCCGGTCTACGCGAACCCGTTCAAGAATTTTATCCACGCCGTAATGGGGATGGTTTTCCAATAAATAGTGGAATGGGCTATCGTAATTCTCATCCATGTATCGGATAATGTTAGCTAAGGTGAGGTCAGGGTTTTCTGCGACACGTATCTTATTTTTAAGCTCATCGGAAATATGGAGCTTAAGTTCTTCCATGCTTTTTTCGGAGATGATCGCCGGGTGGGGTTCCGCCATCGAGAGGTGCTGCGCAAGCAGCCTTAGGCTTACCTCTTCGATGGATTTTCTGGAACTGATCAATGAAATGATGTTATCCATCAAATTATTGGAGGTAAAGAAATCGATTTTTAGTGACTCGGTCAGATCCGCACTTTTCCGTGTGGATATTCCGGTGTAGATCACCATATGTGAATCATAGATCTTTCCGGAGCCGGCTGTCAGCAGTATCACTACCCCGGACAGCAGTAGGGGGAATATCAGGAAGAGGTAATAGTATTTCCTCAAATACCAAATCAGATGCTTTATCCGGATCATTTTTTTAAATCATAAAGTTTAATCCCCAGAAATGACTCCAGGTTGTGAAAGGCAACCATAAACTCACCGTAGGACTTATAGTATTTCTCGCTGGCTATCGCTTTGATTTCAGCGATTCTGGTGTACTCGGTGAAGCTCACCTGATTGTCTCTTAGTCTGAGTGCAGATAGTTGTTCACTATTTTTCGCCTGTTCAAAGTAGGTGTGTTGATCTATCATGACCTTCTGGGCCACCAGGAGATCAAAGTAATTTTGGATTACCCCCTGCTCTACGGTCAGTTTTATTTCTTCTGCCTTACTTTCAAAAGTCTTGATTTCTGATTTGGCCAGTTTGATGCGGTTAGGCCGGGAAACAAATTCGTACAAAGGAAGATTTAGACTTAAACCATACCGGTAGCCGGTGGACAGGGTGTTTACAGTGGACTCGTTTACCCCGGCAATGAATACCCCTTGATTTCCGGCTGCCACATTGGCGAATGCCTGGATATGGTTTGTCCAGAATTTCTTTTGCAAGATCAATCTCTCAGTTTCCGTTACACTTTGGTGGACAGCAGTCTGTACGCTTGGGCTATAGGAAATGGCAATTTGGACTAAACTGTCCAAAGAAGGTAACTGTCCTGATATATCTTCGAACAGATTAAACCCTTCTATACCTCCAGCAAAGGGCTCTTTTTCGGTTTGTTGGGCATGCAGTGCCTGCATTCCCATGGACGACATCCAAATTGATGCACAAATTAAAGGCAACGTGATTCTCATTATACATTTTCTTTTTGAAATAAAGCAGGTAAGGTCATCAACAGTATTTTA contains:
- a CDS encoding TolC family protein; protein product: MRITLPLICASIWMSSMGMQALHAQQTEKEPFAGGIEGFNLFEDISGQLPSLDSLVQIAISYSPSVQTAVHQSVTETERLILQKKFWTNHIQAFANVAAGNQGVFIAGVNESTVNTLSTGYRYGLSLNLPLYEFVSRPNRIKLAKSEIKTFESKAEEIKLTVEQGVIQNYFDLLVAQKVMIDQHTYFEQAKNSEQLSALRLRDNQVSFTEYTRIAEIKAIASEKYYKSYGEFMVAFHNLESFLGIKLYDLKK